A single window of Luteipulveratus halotolerans DNA harbors:
- a CDS encoding dihydrofolate reductase family protein, with protein MAAAYDDILAKAAGRNVWVLGGGDVVGQFDDAGLLDEIILGMAPVTLGAGDPLLPRRITSSRLRFRKAEQIGQRLRIVLEVTRAAPA; from the coding sequence GTGGCAGCGGCGTACGACGACATCCTCGCCAAGGCGGCCGGCAGGAACGTGTGGGTGCTCGGCGGCGGTGACGTCGTCGGGCAGTTCGACGACGCGGGCCTGCTCGACGAGATCATCCTGGGCATGGCTCCGGTCACGCTGGGCGCCGGCGACCCACTGCTGCCGAGACGGATCACCTCGTCACGGCTGCGGTTCCGCAAGGCCGAGCAGATCGGCCAGCGGCTGCGGATCGTCCTGGAGGTGACGCGCGCCGCCCCTGCGTGA
- a CDS encoding ABATE domain-containing protein, translated as MTRHALARGEDGELALALVSTIRHDGHGGVADDFADDEAVRQWVAEHCTRPADAAGLPDAVREIRRAARALFAMTVRPAPPSRADSRELLPDDQALAVLTAAVDAAAPATEYDLSGDRVTARRVTRSTDEPSVVRAMLALAVLDFLCGPNAERLRSCQAPRCVRYFIRHGRQAWCKDSCGNRARVARHAARTQH; from the coding sequence ATGACACGTCACGCACTCGCCCGAGGCGAGGACGGCGAGCTCGCTCTCGCGCTCGTCAGCACGATCCGTCACGACGGCCACGGTGGAGTCGCCGACGACTTCGCCGACGACGAGGCCGTCCGGCAGTGGGTCGCCGAGCACTGCACCCGGCCAGCGGACGCCGCCGGCCTCCCCGACGCGGTGCGCGAGATCCGTCGAGCGGCACGCGCGCTCTTCGCGATGACGGTGCGCCCAGCGCCCCCGAGCCGGGCGGACTCGCGTGAGCTGCTCCCGGACGACCAGGCGCTCGCAGTCCTGACCGCCGCCGTCGACGCGGCCGCGCCCGCCACCGAGTACGACCTGTCGGGCGATCGGGTCACGGCCCGGCGCGTGACCCGATCCACCGACGAGCCGTCCGTCGTGCGGGCGATGCTCGCGCTCGCGGTGCTGGACTTCCTCTGCGGCCCGAACGCCGAACGGTTGCGCTCCTGTCAGGCACCACGGTGCGTGCGCTACTTCATCCGTCACGGCCGACAGGCCTGGTGCAAGGACTCGTGCGGCAACCGCGCGCGAGTGGCCCGTCACGCGGCGCGCACCCAACACTGA
- a CDS encoding metallophosphoesterase, which translates to MITIAHLSDPHIGASDRSLDRLRRTLDLASTTSPDLLVISGDIADRGLVREYDAFRAVLGPAPVVVCPGNHDLPDVLASTLGPELTRAREVGGVRVVPVDVVVPGEDHGSLREQECERVREQSEGADAVLLVMHHHPVPLGHAVADSMALTNPDLLDRLIDQIPSVAAVLVGHVHTAWVSSRSGRPVLGAPGIASALRADDRARPIADAAAAPGMALHVFDGAVHVRTTFHYAW; encoded by the coding sequence ATGATCACGATCGCTCACCTCAGCGACCCGCACATCGGTGCATCGGACCGCAGCCTGGACCGGCTGCGGCGCACCCTCGACCTGGCGTCGACGACCTCGCCGGACCTGCTCGTCATCAGTGGAGACATCGCCGATCGCGGTCTCGTGCGTGAGTACGACGCGTTCCGCGCTGTCCTGGGACCTGCACCCGTCGTGGTCTGCCCCGGCAACCACGACCTGCCCGACGTGCTCGCCTCGACGCTCGGCCCCGAGCTGACACGCGCACGCGAGGTGGGCGGCGTACGCGTCGTACCGGTCGACGTCGTCGTGCCGGGTGAGGACCACGGCTCGTTGCGCGAGCAGGAGTGTGAGCGGGTGCGCGAGCAGAGCGAGGGCGCGGACGCCGTCCTCCTCGTGATGCATCACCATCCCGTGCCGCTGGGGCACGCGGTCGCTGACTCCATGGCGCTGACAAACCCTGACCTGCTCGACCGACTGATCGACCAGATCCCTTCTGTCGCAGCGGTTCTCGTCGGCCATGTGCACACCGCGTGGGTCAGCTCGCGTTCAGGTCGACCAGTGCTGGGTGCACCGGGGATCGCGTCAGCGCTCCGCGCCGACGACCGGGCCCGCCCGATCGCCGACGCCGCGGCCGCGCCGGGGATGGCGCTGCACGTGTTCGACGGTGCGGTCCACGTGCGCACGACGTTCCACTACGCCTGGTGA
- a CDS encoding LysE family translocator: MTGAGLAAVVLVLVPVVVSPGASLTLALNELLRGDARAPLRVGIGTALGVVLLGVVVAATGVPSLIARDDRLTRLLAVIGAVVLLWLAVSAWRAAGASPSTSGRPTRSVVTSSYLMVVSNPKALSVYLVVAPSVLSVPTATGYLTFAATHALLVLGWLTLIGRLSARLLERRDLTVWRGRLLRAGAVWLAVLAAVTAAGA, encoded by the coding sequence GTGACCGGCGCCGGCCTCGCGGCTGTGGTGCTCGTGCTCGTGCCGGTCGTGGTCTCGCCCGGAGCGAGCCTGACTCTGGCGCTGAACGAGCTGCTTCGCGGCGACGCCCGCGCACCCTTGCGGGTCGGCATCGGGACCGCGCTGGGAGTCGTGTTGCTGGGTGTTGTCGTTGCCGCGACGGGTGTCCCGTCGTTGATCGCACGGGACGACCGGCTGACACGGCTGCTGGCTGTGATCGGCGCGGTGGTGCTCCTGTGGCTTGCGGTCAGCGCCTGGCGTGCTGCCGGCGCCTCGCCGTCGACGTCCGGCCGTCCGACCCGCTCGGTCGTCACCTCGTCCTACCTGATGGTGGTCAGCAATCCGAAGGCACTGTCCGTCTACCTGGTCGTCGCGCCCTCGGTGCTGAGCGTGCCCACGGCCACCGGTTACCTGACCTTCGCCGCGACCCACGCGTTGCTCGTCCTGGGCTGGCTGACACTCATCGGGCGCCTGAGCGCTCGCCTGCTCGAGCGCCGAGACCTCACCGTGTGGCGTGGTCGCCTACTGCGTGCCGGCGCCGTGTGGTTGGCCGTGCTGGCGGCGGTCACGGCTGCAGGCGCGTGA
- a CDS encoding DNA repair helicase XPB, with amino-acid sequence MPDGPLIVQSDKTVLLEVDHPQAEEARRAIAPFAELERAPEHVHTYRVTPLGLWNARAAGHDAEQVVDALIRFSRYPVPHALLVDVADTMDRYGRLRLEKDGDQLTLVTTDKAVLEEILRHKKIKPLVGDRLDEHTVVVHNSDRGAIKQQLIKVGWPAEDLAGYVDGEAHQIDLAQDGWSLRPYQQQAVDGFWHGGSGVVVLPCGAGKTLVGAGAMAQASATTLILVTNTVSARQWRDELLARTTLTEDEIGEYSGARKEIRPVTIATYQVLTLKRKGAYPHLDLLDARDWGLVVYDEVHLLPAPIFRMTADLQARRRLGLTATLVREDGRESDVFSLIGPKRYDAPWKDIEAQGYIAPADCVEVRVTLSESDRMAYATTEPDERYRFASCATAKDSVVEQLVERHRGEPTLVIGQYLDQLETLAGRLDAEIITGETSVAVRQKLYQQFRDGEISTLVVSKVANFSIDLPEASVAIQVSGTFGSRQEEAQRLGRVLRPKGDGRTAHFYTVVARDTVDADFAAHRQRFLAEQGYAYRIVDADDLPTLA; translated from the coding sequence ATGCCGGACGGACCGTTGATCGTCCAGAGCGACAAGACCGTGCTGCTGGAGGTCGATCACCCACAGGCCGAGGAGGCCCGTCGAGCGATCGCGCCGTTCGCCGAGCTGGAGCGGGCGCCCGAGCACGTCCACACCTACCGGGTCACACCGCTCGGCCTCTGGAACGCCCGCGCCGCCGGCCACGACGCCGAGCAGGTCGTCGACGCGCTGATCCGCTTCTCGCGCTACCCGGTGCCGCACGCGCTGCTGGTCGACGTGGCCGACACGATGGACCGGTACGGCCGCCTGCGCCTGGAGAAGGACGGCGACCAGCTCACGCTGGTGACCACGGACAAGGCCGTGCTGGAGGAGATCCTGCGGCACAAGAAGATCAAGCCCCTGGTCGGCGACCGGCTGGACGAGCACACCGTCGTGGTCCACAACTCCGACCGTGGTGCGATCAAGCAGCAGCTCATCAAGGTCGGCTGGCCGGCCGAGGACCTCGCGGGCTACGTCGACGGTGAGGCCCACCAGATCGACCTGGCGCAGGACGGCTGGTCGCTGCGCCCGTACCAGCAGCAGGCGGTCGACGGGTTCTGGCACGGCGGCTCGGGCGTCGTCGTCCTTCCCTGCGGCGCCGGCAAGACCCTGGTCGGCGCGGGCGCCATGGCGCAGGCGAGCGCGACCACGCTGATCCTGGTCACCAACACGGTGAGCGCCCGGCAGTGGCGTGACGAGCTACTCGCACGCACCACGCTGACCGAGGACGAGATCGGCGAGTACTCCGGCGCCCGCAAGGAGATCCGCCCAGTCACCATCGCGACCTACCAGGTGCTCACGCTCAAGCGAAAGGGCGCCTATCCCCACCTGGACCTGCTCGACGCGCGCGACTGGGGTCTGGTCGTGTACGACGAGGTGCACCTGCTCCCCGCGCCGATCTTCCGCATGACCGCCGATCTGCAGGCGCGGCGGCGCCTCGGCCTGACGGCCACGCTCGTGCGTGAGGACGGCCGCGAGTCCGACGTGTTCAGCCTCATCGGGCCCAAGCGCTACGACGCTCCGTGGAAGGACATCGAGGCGCAGGGCTACATCGCCCCGGCCGACTGCGTCGAGGTCCGCGTGACGCTCTCGGAGTCCGACCGGATGGCGTACGCCACGACCGAGCCCGACGAGCGCTACCGGTTCGCGTCGTGCGCGACCGCCAAGGACTCCGTCGTCGAACAGCTCGTCGAGCGCCACCGAGGCGAGCCGACGCTCGTGATCGGCCAGTACCTCGACCAGCTCGAGACCCTGGCCGGCCGGCTCGACGCCGAGATCATCACCGGCGAGACGTCGGTGGCCGTGCGACAGAAGCTCTACCAGCAGTTCCGCGACGGCGAGATCTCGACGCTGGTGGTCTCCAAGGTCGCCAACTTCTCGATCGACCTGCCCGAGGCATCGGTAGCGATCCAGGTGTCGGGCACGTTCGGCTCACGCCAGGAGGAGGCGCAGCGCCTCGGCCGGGTGCTGCGTCCGAAGGGCGACGGGCGTACGGCGCACTTCTACACCGTCGTCGCGCGCGACACCGTCGACGCCGACTTCGCCGCGCACCGGCAACGGTTCCTGGCCGAGCAGGGCTACGCCTACCGCATCGTCGACGCGGACGACCTGCCCACTCTCGCCTGA
- a CDS encoding IS481 family transposase, with product MPHSKAALSFEGRRRLVRRCQHRPIAHVAAEAAVSRQCLSKWYARWREHGDEGLHDRTSRPRRSPTATPPQVVEQVIALRKRKWSARRIHLELSAQGVRIAVCTISRILVRHGLNRLRHLDVDGEPLRAPGKITARYPGHMTHLDVKKVGRIPDGGGWRVHGRGSAQAKAADRAKTRGARTGYTYLHSALDGFSRLAYTEAHDDEKAVTAIGFLFRARVFFAAHGITRFTRIVTDNGSCYRASAFTRAVHSFAAKHQRIKAFTPKHNGKVERYQQTYTHEVLYAAAYESEQQRRDQLQVWQVHYNYHRPHTAAGDQPPASRLPAGVTNLMLSYI from the coding sequence ATGCCCCACAGTAAAGCCGCCCTGTCGTTCGAAGGACGTCGTCGCCTGGTGCGCCGGTGCCAGCACCGCCCGATCGCGCACGTCGCAGCGGAGGCCGCGGTCTCGCGGCAGTGCTTGTCGAAGTGGTACGCCCGGTGGCGTGAGCACGGCGACGAAGGGTTGCACGACCGGACCAGCCGGCCCCGCCGTTCCCCGACCGCCACACCGCCGCAGGTGGTGGAACAGGTCATCGCGTTGCGCAAACGCAAGTGGTCCGCGCGGCGGATCCATCTGGAGCTGAGCGCCCAGGGCGTCAGGATCGCGGTGTGCACGATCAGCCGGATCCTGGTCCGGCACGGACTGAACCGGCTGCGGCACCTGGACGTTGACGGGGAACCGTTGCGGGCGCCGGGAAAGATCACTGCCCGGTACCCCGGGCACATGACCCACCTGGACGTGAAGAAGGTCGGGCGCATCCCCGACGGCGGCGGGTGGCGGGTGCACGGTCGCGGGTCGGCCCAGGCCAAGGCCGCCGACCGGGCCAAGACCCGTGGCGCCCGCACCGGGTACACCTACCTGCACTCCGCCCTCGACGGGTTCTCCCGGCTGGCCTACACCGAAGCCCACGACGACGAGAAGGCCGTCACCGCGATCGGGTTCTTGTTCCGTGCCCGGGTGTTCTTCGCCGCGCACGGCATCACCCGCTTCACCCGGATCGTGACTGACAACGGGTCCTGCTACCGCGCCAGTGCGTTCACCCGGGCCGTGCACTCCTTCGCGGCCAAGCATCAGCGGATCAAGGCGTTCACGCCCAAGCACAACGGCAAGGTCGAGCGCTACCAGCAGACCTACACCCACGAGGTCCTCTACGCCGCCGCGTACGAGTCCGAGCAGCAGCGTCGCGACCAGCTCCAGGTGTGGCAGGTCCACTACAACTACCATCGCCCCCACACCGCCGCGGGCGATCAGCCGCCGGCCTCACGACTGCCAGCCGGCGTCACCAACCTCATGCTCAGTTACATCTAG
- a CDS encoding hydroxymethylglutaryl-CoA lyase, with amino-acid sequence MSLPTTVSMDGLPERITIYEVGARDGLQNEKEVVPTEVKAEFVRRLLAAGLETVETTSFVPPSWIPQLADAPQLLEQLGEAGTGVRRPVLVPNERGLDNALAAGVGAIAIFGSATETFARKNLNRTVEESVAMFAPVVERARAEGLWVRAYVSMCFGDPWEGEVPVEQVVDVSRRLMDLGCDQLSIGDTIGVGTPGHVVRLLDALQDKGIGVDQIGVHFHDTYGQALSNTITSLRQGVTVVDASTGGLGGCPYAKSATGNLATEDLVWACRGLGIETGVDLDQLVDTSVWMAGQLGRPSPSAVLRALAG; translated from the coding sequence ATGAGCTTGCCGACGACGGTGTCGATGGACGGGCTGCCCGAGCGGATCACGATCTACGAGGTCGGGGCGCGCGACGGGCTGCAGAACGAGAAGGAGGTCGTGCCCACCGAGGTCAAGGCCGAGTTCGTGCGCCGGCTCCTCGCAGCCGGGCTCGAGACGGTCGAGACCACCTCCTTCGTGCCTCCGTCCTGGATCCCGCAGCTCGCCGACGCGCCCCAGCTGCTGGAGCAGCTGGGAGAGGCCGGCACCGGCGTACGACGACCGGTCCTGGTGCCCAACGAGCGCGGCCTCGACAACGCACTGGCCGCCGGTGTCGGAGCGATCGCGATCTTCGGGTCGGCGACCGAGACGTTCGCGCGCAAGAACCTCAACCGCACGGTCGAGGAGTCGGTCGCGATGTTCGCACCGGTGGTCGAGCGGGCGCGCGCGGAGGGGCTGTGGGTGCGGGCCTACGTCTCGATGTGCTTCGGCGACCCGTGGGAGGGCGAGGTGCCCGTCGAGCAGGTCGTCGACGTCAGCCGCCGCCTCATGGACCTCGGCTGCGACCAGCTCAGCATCGGCGACACGATCGGCGTCGGCACACCCGGCCACGTCGTACGCCTGCTGGATGCGTTGCAGGACAAGGGAATCGGCGTCGACCAGATCGGTGTGCACTTCCATGACACCTACGGCCAGGCACTCTCCAACACGATCACGTCGCTGCGTCAGGGCGTGACCGTCGTCGACGCCTCGACCGGCGGACTGGGTGGCTGCCCCTACGCCAAGAGCGCCACCGGCAACCTCGCCACCGAGGACCTCGTGTGGGCCTGCCGCGGCCTGGGCATCGAGACCGGCGTCGACCTCGACCAGCTCGTCGACACCAGCGTGTGGATGGCGGGGCAGCTCGGCCGACCCTCGCCGTCGGCCGTCTTACGAGCCCTCGCGGGATAG